Proteins from a single region of Abyssalbus ytuae:
- a CDS encoding SDR family NAD(P)-dependent oxidoreductase — translation MLIGVLGCGWLGLPLATSLVREGWIVKGSTTSHSKLKDLEEKKIEPFLILINEHHITGNINLFLSNLDILIINIPPKLRSIPSANYVSKIKLLIKSIETNKVKKILFIGSTSIYANDNSIVTENTFPKPETESGTQLLETEQQLLSNKNFLTTILRFGGLFDEYRNPANFLAGKTNVANPKAAVNLIHKIDCIEIIKSIIKKDIWGETFNAAFPVHPAKNNYYTKKSLEAGLKPPTFNVLKPSKGKTIDSSKLINKLNYNFKKEL, via the coding sequence ATGCTGATAGGAGTATTAGGTTGTGGCTGGCTGGGGTTACCTCTTGCTACCTCATTGGTTCGCGAAGGCTGGATTGTAAAGGGTAGTACGACATCCCATAGTAAGCTCAAAGATCTGGAAGAAAAAAAAATTGAACCTTTTCTTATTTTAATAAATGAGCATCATATAACCGGAAATATAAATTTATTTTTAAGTAACCTCGATATTTTAATAATTAACATACCTCCCAAACTAAGAAGCATTCCTTCAGCCAACTATGTTTCAAAAATAAAATTGCTCATTAAAAGTATTGAAACCAATAAGGTGAAAAAAATTCTTTTTATCGGGAGCACTTCCATTTATGCCAATGATAATTCAATTGTTACTGAAAATACTTTTCCTAAACCCGAAACCGAAAGCGGCACACAATTACTGGAAACAGAACAGCAACTATTATCCAACAAAAATTTTCTAACTACTATTTTAAGGTTTGGAGGATTGTTTGATGAATACAGAAATCCGGCTAATTTTTTGGCAGGAAAAACAAATGTTGCCAACCCTAAGGCAGCTGTTAATTTAATCCACAAAATAGATTGTATAGAAATTATAAAATCTATTATTAAAAAAGACATATGGGGAGAAACATTTAATGCGGCATTCCCCGTTCACCCTGCAAAAAACAATTACTACACCAAAAAGAGCCTTGAAGCAGGTTTGAAGCCCCCAACATTCAATGTTTTAAAGCCTTCAAAAGGAAAAACGATAGATTCATCAAAACTAATAAACAAACTAAATTATAACTTCAAAAAGGAATTATGA
- a CDS encoding M20/M25/M40 family metallo-hydrolase, with protein MKKYSVAISFLLILAAIYWSFLAIMPQNFSKSNVPSTQFSTERALNHIKTIAEYPHYAGSASHTHVRQYLISELKKLGLETQIQEGYTAGDWGNLSKAINIIAKIKGSRSGKSLLLLSHYDSSPYSSPGASDAGSGIATILEGVRAFLATGKKPANDVIIVFSDAEELGLNGAELFVNKHPWAKNIGLILNFEARGSGGPGIMLVETNNGNAQLIKHFVNANPPFPMGNSLAYSIYKIMPNDTDLTVFRENANIQGFNFAFIDDHYDYHTVLDNYERLDRNTLEHQGTYLMPLLKYFSNTDLSALSSNEDYVYVNVPVFKLIYYPFSWIIPMLITAIIIFLILLGYGKYKGKLNYNHIFKGFIPFILSLVICGLIGFYGWPVIKSIYPHYKDNLHGFTYNGYLYITAFVFISITVCFAFYKKFKKINTVNLIVAPVTFWLIICSLGAIYLKGTGFFIIPVFGALVSFYILIEQEEPNLVILTLLAFPALWILSPLVQIFPVGLGLKTMIAVTLLVVLIFGLLLPVTGFYKHKGKLALLALFLGLGYFIAAHFQSDSTADRPKPNSLLYVFNADENKSYWATYNSYIDSWVAQYMGKNKKKITEENKLSSKYNTGYSFMADAPLKDIPVPEIEISNDTIIDNRRHIEICVNPQRNINRLEVFANTKNINECMVNSVPFSKEYLQKRKSKLFTHFVSNNNYTDIKLVLPENENLELTFYEASNNLLTNKLFSIPPRPENTIPMPFVLNDAIVVKKTIKF; from the coding sequence ATGAAAAAATATTCGGTAGCTATTTCATTTTTACTAATACTTGCTGCTATTTACTGGAGTTTTTTGGCTATAATGCCTCAGAACTTTTCCAAAAGCAATGTTCCCTCCACCCAATTTTCAACTGAAAGGGCGCTCAACCATATAAAAACCATTGCAGAATACCCACATTATGCAGGGTCTGCATCGCATACTCATGTGAGGCAGTATCTTATTTCAGAATTAAAAAAACTGGGGTTAGAGACACAAATCCAGGAAGGATATACGGCAGGTGACTGGGGTAATCTAAGTAAGGCAATTAATATTATTGCTAAAATAAAAGGTTCCCGAAGCGGAAAATCCCTTTTACTTTTATCTCATTATGACAGTAGTCCGTATTCTTCACCAGGAGCCAGTGATGCGGGGAGTGGCATTGCAACCATTCTGGAAGGCGTTCGTGCATTTTTAGCTACAGGAAAAAAGCCTGCAAACGATGTGATCATTGTTTTCTCTGATGCAGAGGAACTGGGGTTAAACGGGGCAGAACTCTTTGTAAATAAACATCCCTGGGCCAAAAATATAGGACTCATATTAAACTTTGAGGCCAGAGGCAGTGGCGGGCCTGGTATAATGCTTGTTGAAACCAATAACGGTAACGCTCAATTAATAAAGCACTTTGTAAATGCAAATCCTCCATTTCCAATGGGTAATTCGCTTGCATACAGTATTTATAAAATTATGCCCAATGATACTGACCTCACGGTATTCAGGGAAAATGCGAATATTCAGGGGTTTAATTTTGCTTTTATTGATGATCATTATGACTACCATACCGTACTTGATAATTATGAAAGACTCGACAGAAATACGCTTGAGCATCAGGGTACTTACCTCATGCCATTGCTAAAATATTTTTCAAACACTGACCTTTCAGCTTTAAGCAGTAATGAAGATTATGTATATGTAAATGTTCCTGTTTTTAAATTGATTTATTATCCCTTTTCATGGATTATACCCATGCTTATTACAGCAATAATAATCTTTCTTATACTTCTGGGTTATGGAAAATATAAAGGGAAACTTAATTATAACCATATATTCAAGGGGTTTATTCCTTTTATACTTTCCCTGGTAATATGTGGGCTTATAGGATTTTATGGATGGCCGGTTATTAAAAGTATTTATCCTCATTATAAAGATAATTTACACGGATTCACTTATAACGGGTATCTTTATATAACAGCTTTTGTATTTATAAGTATTACTGTTTGTTTTGCTTTTTACAAAAAATTTAAAAAAATTAATACCGTAAATCTTATCGTTGCTCCTGTTACCTTTTGGCTTATAATTTGCTCGCTTGGGGCAATATATCTTAAGGGAACCGGTTTTTTTATAATTCCGGTATTTGGAGCCCTGGTATCATTTTATATTTTAATAGAACAGGAAGAACCAAATTTAGTTATATTAACACTTCTGGCTTTTCCTGCATTGTGGATTTTAAGCCCTTTGGTACAAATATTCCCGGTAGGGTTAGGGTTAAAAACGATGATAGCTGTAACCTTACTGGTTGTTTTAATTTTTGGCCTGTTACTTCCGGTTACAGGATTTTATAAACATAAAGGGAAACTTGCTTTACTGGCACTTTTTCTAGGTCTGGGTTATTTCATTGCAGCACATTTTCAGTCTGATAGTACGGCAGACAGACCAAAACCAAACAGTTTGCTGTATGTTTTTAATGCTGATGAAAATAAATCATACTGGGCTACTTATAATAGTTATATAGATAGTTGGGTTGCCCAATACATGGGAAAAAATAAAAAGAAGATCACAGAGGAAAACAAATTAAGCAGTAAATATAATACCGGTTATTCATTTATGGCAGATGCACCCCTTAAAGACATACCAGTTCCTGAAATTGAAATCTCCAATGACACAATTATTGATAACAGGAGACATATAGAAATTTGTGTCAACCCTCAACGTAATATCAACCGTCTGGAAGTATTTGCCAACACAAAAAATATTAATGAATGTATGGTAAATAGTGTGCCGTTTTCTAAAGAATATCTTCAAAAAAGAAAATCAAAGTTGTTCACTCATTTTGTGAGTAATAACAATTATACCGATATAAAACTTGTATTACCTGAAAATGAAAATCTGGAACTTACATTTTATGAAGCTTCTAATAATTTACTTACCAATAAATTATTTTCTATTCCGCCACGTCCTGAAAATACCATTCCTATGCCTTTTGTGCTAAATGACGCCATTGTAGTTAAAAAAACAATTAAATTTTAA
- a CDS encoding CBS domain-containing protein produces MGIKSFQGAREVIKKEFNAPILVENYMTSDLIIFSPHQSIQEVMEAFIKHRISGGPVVDERGKLVGIISEADCMKHISESRYFNMPILENSVEKHMTTDVETIPPDMNIFDAASHFHKSKRRRLPVLEKGKLVGQVSRKDIVIAALKLSSQNWL; encoded by the coding sequence ATGGGTATAAAGAGTTTTCAGGGTGCGCGCGAAGTGATTAAAAAAGAGTTTAATGCACCTATTTTGGTAGAGAATTATATGACTTCGGATTTGATAATTTTTAGTCCCCACCAGTCAATTCAGGAAGTAATGGAAGCCTTTATTAAACACCGGATATCTGGTGGTCCTGTAGTTGATGAACGTGGGAAGTTAGTAGGAATTATATCAGAAGCAGATTGTATGAAGCATATTTCGGAAAGTCGTTATTTTAATATGCCCATTCTTGAAAACAGTGTGGAAAAGCATATGACTACTGATGTAGAAACTATTCCTCCTGATATGAATATTTTTGATGCTGCTTCACATTTTCATAAAAGCAAAAGAAGGCGTTTACCGGTACTTGAAAAAGGGAAGCTGGTAGGCCAGGTAAGCAGGAAAGATATTGTTATAGCCGCACTTAAATTGAGTAGCCAGAATTGGCTTTAG
- a CDS encoding DUF6265 family protein: MKPTKSFLSVFILLLISQLCFSQFKNTLKYTPETPPVKASLNDILWIQGHWRGEAFGGLTEEIWAPPLGNSMMFSFKLVNDNVVSFYEVGFIKQIGETLILKLKHFDGSLKGWEKKDETIDFKLVSVEPGKIYFDQLTFEKISKNEINVYVVISHDDGSHEEVKFNYKRYQ; encoded by the coding sequence ATGAAACCAACCAAATCTTTTTTATCTGTGTTTATTCTTCTGCTAATTTCCCAACTATGCTTTTCGCAGTTCAAAAATACTCTTAAGTATACTCCCGAAACACCCCCCGTAAAAGCTTCGCTAAATGACATTCTTTGGATACAGGGACATTGGAGAGGAGAGGCTTTTGGAGGCTTAACAGAAGAAATATGGGCCCCTCCTTTAGGAAATTCAATGATGTTTTCCTTTAAGTTAGTTAACGATAACGTAGTTTCTTTTTACGAGGTGGGATTTATAAAACAAATTGGGGAAACCCTGATTCTTAAACTAAAACACTTTGACGGTAGTTTAAAAGGATGGGAAAAAAAAGATGAAACCATAGATTTCAAGCTTGTATCTGTAGAACCTGGAAAAATATATTTTGACCAGCTTACTTTTGAAAAAATAAGTAAAAACGAAATAAATGTGTATGTGGTAATAAGTCATGATGACGGCTCCCATGAAGAAGTGAAGTTTAATTACAAACGCTATCAGTAA
- a CDS encoding GNAT family N-acetyltransferase translates to MKKYKTFETERLILTPTTTKDALFILKLLNSPKWIKNIGDRNVKSVEDAKKYIDERMKPQLEKTGFSNYTVIRKSDGVKIGGCGLYDREGIKGFDIGFAFLPEYEKKGYAYESALKIKQLARDKFNLKFISAITTHYNEESQKLLEKLGLKYIQKIKLPQDDEELLLYRTEL, encoded by the coding sequence GTGAAAAAGTATAAAACATTTGAAACAGAAAGATTAATATTAACCCCAACCACCACAAAAGATGCCTTATTTATTTTAAAATTATTAAACTCCCCTAAGTGGATAAAAAATATTGGAGACCGTAATGTAAAATCTGTTGAAGATGCTAAAAAATATATAGACGAAAGAATGAAACCCCAACTTGAAAAAACCGGCTTCTCCAATTATACGGTAATCAGAAAATCAGATGGAGTAAAAATAGGTGGCTGCGGTTTATATGACAGGGAGGGTATAAAAGGGTTTGACATTGGTTTTGCATTTTTACCCGAATATGAGAAAAAAGGATATGCCTACGAAAGCGCCCTGAAAATCAAACAACTGGCAAGAGATAAATTTAATTTGAAATTTATCAGTGCTATCACAACCCATTACAACGAAGAGTCACAAAAACTTCTGGAAAAACTGGGGTTAAAATATATTCAAAAAATAAAATTACCCCAGGATGACGAAGAATTGTTGTTGTACCGAACAGAGTTATAA
- a CDS encoding alpha/beta hydrolase, whose protein sequence is MKPGKIVCILFLFFISGIKAQDKQNENPSTPFSIGEITGFYSNILKEERTVNIFLPSSYKSDPYKTYPVIYLLDGSADEDFIHISGVVQFASFSWINILPETIVVGIANIDRKRDFTYPTHNKKDKEDFPTTGGSKDFINFLEKELQPFIKKNYRTSNTKTIIGQSLGGLLATEILFKKPDLFDNYIIISPSLWWDDESLLKLDPQPYFSQKSVYIGVGKEGEIMERTARELYNKLKSESRENAQLFFNYFEQQNHGDALHLAVYDGFEKIFKTQKSKM, encoded by the coding sequence ATGAAACCAGGAAAAATAGTATGTATCCTTTTTTTATTCTTTATCTCCGGCATTAAAGCCCAGGACAAACAAAATGAAAACCCTTCCACTCCTTTTTCTATTGGAGAAATAACCGGTTTTTACTCTAACATTTTAAAAGAAGAAAGAACCGTAAATATTTTTCTTCCCTCAAGTTATAAAAGTGATCCTTATAAAACATACCCCGTTATTTATTTGTTAGACGGATCGGCTGATGAAGATTTTATTCATATTTCAGGGGTGGTACAGTTTGCTTCTTTTTCGTGGATTAACATTTTACCCGAAACTATTGTTGTGGGTATAGCAAATATTGACAGGAAAAGGGATTTTACTTATCCTACTCATAACAAAAAAGATAAAGAAGACTTTCCTACAACCGGTGGGTCTAAAGATTTCATAAATTTTCTTGAAAAAGAATTACAGCCCTTTATCAAAAAAAATTACAGAACAAGTAATACTAAAACAATTATAGGTCAATCGTTAGGCGGGTTATTAGCCACAGAAATTCTATTTAAAAAACCCGATTTGTTTGATAATTACATCATCATAAGTCCAAGTTTGTGGTGGGATGATGAATCCTTACTTAAACTTGACCCTCAACCCTATTTCAGTCAAAAGTCTGTTTATATAGGAGTAGGTAAAGAAGGAGAAATAATGGAAAGAACAGCCCGGGAATTGTACAATAAATTAAAATCCGAAAGCAGAGAAAACGCACAACTTTTTTTTAATTATTTTGAACAACAAAACCATGGTGATGCTCTTCACCTTGCAGTTTATGACGGTTTTGAAAAAATTTTTAAAACCCAAAAAAGTAAAATGTGA
- a CDS encoding ferredoxin reductase family protein, producing the protein MTTHNLKPTFVVSGIVVLTLIFWLLSYPHSTFRHHTDDPFLIYSSQLLGITGFCLFSLSFILSARIKWVENYFGGLDKMYHLHHTLGKVAFFLLLIHPMLLAARWVPDNLKKVSWYLFPVHKHMEINLGSWSLLGLTLLIIFTLIIKIPYDKWKITHKFTGLFFLLGVLHIFMLDSFITDHPALASYLLLFSLAGIGAFLYKSVFYNLLAKKHYYSVQNIHRMNGNVMEINLIPKKNKLTFIPGQFCFFKFINKEITKETHPFTLCSAADNDGIGILVKTLGDYTNNLYKKLTENTTAVIDGPFGQFNYQQGMPNQIWIAGGVGVAPFVSWIRNISKKDVLDYNINFYYCVRNRADGIYIEEFQEMERKTQNFKFHLVCSKEKGHLKVSDLQDIQTNSIFICGPKKLRTSLVKDLKKLKIPSSHLYYEDFDFL; encoded by the coding sequence ATGACAACTCATAATTTAAAACCGACTTTTGTGGTATCAGGAATAGTGGTTTTGACTCTTATTTTCTGGTTACTTTCTTATCCACACTCCACTTTCCGGCACCATACCGACGATCCTTTTCTTATTTACAGCAGTCAGTTATTAGGTATAACAGGCTTTTGTTTATTCTCTCTATCTTTTATTCTTTCTGCCCGCATAAAGTGGGTGGAAAATTATTTTGGCGGACTTGATAAAATGTATCATTTGCACCACACCCTGGGTAAGGTTGCTTTCTTCTTACTCTTAATACACCCAATGTTGTTAGCAGCAAGATGGGTGCCTGATAATCTTAAAAAAGTTTCTTGGTATTTGTTTCCGGTACATAAACATATGGAAATTAATTTAGGAAGCTGGTCTCTTTTGGGCCTCACTTTACTGATAATTTTTACCCTGATTATTAAAATTCCCTACGATAAGTGGAAAATCACACATAAGTTTACAGGACTATTCTTTTTGTTAGGGGTATTACATATATTTATGCTAGACTCATTCATTACTGATCATCCTGCATTAGCTTCCTACCTGTTACTGTTTTCTTTAGCTGGCATTGGTGCTTTCTTATATAAAAGTGTTTTCTATAATTTACTTGCAAAAAAACATTATTACTCGGTTCAAAACATTCATCGGATGAACGGGAATGTAATGGAAATTAATTTAATTCCGAAAAAAAATAAATTAACCTTTATTCCAGGGCAGTTTTGTTTTTTTAAGTTTATAAATAAAGAAATAACCAAAGAAACTCATCCTTTCACCTTATGTAGTGCGGCAGATAATGACGGCATTGGCATTCTTGTAAAAACCCTGGGAGATTATACCAATAATTTATATAAAAAACTAACAGAAAACACAACTGCTGTAATCGACGGCCCTTTCGGACAGTTTAACTACCAACAAGGCATGCCAAATCAAATATGGATTGCAGGGGGCGTGGGGGTAGCTCCTTTTGTAAGCTGGATAAGAAACATAAGTAAAAAAGATGTTTTGGATTACAACATTAACTTTTATTACTGTGTAAGGAATAGAGCAGATGGTATATATATTGAGGAGTTTCAGGAAATGGAGAGAAAAACTCAAAACTTTAAATTTCATCTTGTATGCTCTAAAGAAAAAGGTCATTTAAAAGTATCGGATTTGCAGGACATACAAACAAATTCCATTTTTATATGCGGGCCTAAAAAATTGAGGACTTCTTTAGTTAAAGATCTAAAAAAGTTAAAAATTCCTTCCTCTCATCTCTATTACGAAGATTTTGATTTTTTGTAA